The genomic region AGGCCAACGGCTTCTTCATTCCCCCTTCAGTCAAATCAGTACACAGCCCATGTCACTGGAGCCCCTGTCTGGAATTACAGCAGCCCTGccaatgtatattttaaaagactCTCATCCAATATTTAAACAGGAAGATCCCTGATGCAGCGGCAAGCTGCTAAGGAAAAGAGGAGCAGGCAAGGTGGCCCACGGGATCAAGTGGGTGTTATCATGACATCTGTGGGCACAGAAAGCTTTCCTGGGGTAAGCCCAGTGCAGGGAGGTGCAGGGAAGCAGGGAGCACTATGGAACAAACCTATTCTCCCCAGTGgcagctgggagggctgcaTCCAGGAGGGACCTTGCTCACTTGGctagagaagggaaaagatacCTGAAAGACACCAGCCTTGCTGTGCACATGGAAACTGCTCCTCTGGGACACCTGGTGCAGCAACAGCATAAGAAATAGAAGGCTGTGCTGTCCAAAGGGGCTTGACAGCAGTTGTTCATTGCACTGACCTCTTTTCATGCCCAAGCAAAAAAGCACCGGGCACTACAggggttcatagaatcatagaatcatagaatagcctggtctgaaaaagaccacaatgatcacgtagtttcaacccccctgtatgtgcagggtcaccaaccactagaccagagccacatccagcctggctttgaatgcctccagggatggggcatccacaacctccttgggcaacctgttccaacgtgtcaccaccctctgtgtgaaaaacttcttcctaatatctaacctgaaccttccctatctgagtttaaaaccattcccccttgtcctatcactatccacccttgtaaacaggGTTCAAAAGTTTCCCACCAGACAGCAGCAAGTTCTGTTGTCCAAGCAGAGGTGTTGGACTCTCCCTGCAGAAGCATTTTCAGGCTTTCAGATTGTGCAATCCCTCCAGTGGAACAATTGTATGGAGCCTCCCTCATACCTCATCTGCAACCTGCTGGCTTGttggatttttgtttaattctgGTTTAATTGAGGAGGCGTTtatgaaagcagagcaggatcAGGCCCAGAAAGCATATTGCAAGTGAGATTCTGTCAGGTTCGATCTGccttttttccaaatgtctttgATGTTTCCCATCTCTCTCCTGAGCCCTATTTAAATCAGTAGGAACTGATTTAAATATTCGCTTGCTGGATTGCCTTAATGTAAAACTTTACACATTTACATTCTATTTGCTGTAAAGGTGGAAGAAATTTCCCATGATAATTGTTTTAGGAGGGAGTCCCCGCACCATCATTCACAGCTACAAAGTCTATGTCACTTACATCAGCCTTCCCAACTGAGAATTACGTGCATTTAAATCTCTCCCACTAGttctttaagagaaaatgctctGAAGACTTCCACATATTAAAATACCTGGGTACATTCCCTTATGGGTAAAATTCCGAAATACCTCCTCATAGTCTTATAAATCTTCAGTGAGAATGACAGAAAATGCTACACGTCCAGCTCTTAGAGGAAATAAGGTACACATTAACAGCATTAGAAACCTActtgatttctgcagaaatgtCTTAGCACAAAGCAGTGCGTACAGCTGGGTTACATTAGCAGGTAAGCCTCATCCACGAGCCTCCTGGCATCAGACAGCTGAACAAAAATGTCAACAGAGATGTTGATTGTAGAGTCtgtctgtttggttttctttaatgGGTCAGGCAAGGTCGCTGCACATTAAGCTTGGGGTTTAAGGTCTTAATCAAAAGCCTTCAACAGAGTGGTAGCTGTTCTTCTGGATGAAGACATTAAGCTCAGACCCAGTGCTGTCAATAGCTAGGAGTCACCTGATGGCACAATGGGTTAGGAGCGAAGCAGAATCTCCCATTCTCCATTCAAGCCTCTTCTTGCACAGTGTGAGATTTTGTTGGCTTCAACAGAGGCATACTCGCAGCCTCAGGAGTCTTTGTGGCCACTAAGGTAGTGGCTTAATGAAGTCTTGGTGGAGAAACAATGCTGTCCTGTAGAATTACTCCAGGCTTTCGCAGTGGACCAGAGCAAAGGCTCCTGTCTGAACTTCTGGGAGACCAGTTGGATTTCTATGAGGCACAGAGACACAGTTGTGCTCAGCCATCCGCCAGCAGTGCAAGACGAGCAAGCAGCTGGTGcgcagctctgctggggcttCCAGGCCTGATGCCAGCCCTGCCCGAGGCCGGGTGtctgcagctgccaggctgGGGCAACCTGGGGCCGTCTGCACCGATCCCCTCCCACTTGTTTGTGAAACCAGCTCAGGCCTGCGTTTATCTAaagctctcccagcacagctccgtCAGGAGCACAGATGTGACAAAGCTGAGGAAAGTACTGTGGTAGACGTAGTTATCCTTTATTAAGTGCTTTCTCACAGTCTCATTTTGCTTCGCTGCACTGGAATTGGCAAATGCCAGACTAAGTGTTTTGTACCAGGTTAGAACAGGAGCCACCTGATGGCTTTTTGTCATCAGTAAGACAGAGAACCTGAAGCAGGACTGCTGCTAAAGCAGCGCCAGGGGAGCAGCCCTCACGTGTGGGGCACCTGGTGCAGGCCGCATCCCACAGGGAAAGGACTTACGCCTCACAGACACGGCGTACTGCACCATTAAGCAGTATTTAGAAGGATCCCTTTAGGTACATAGCACAGCCCTTTcgaacaggaaagagaaaagctcTCAGGAAAGACTCCCCTCAGGGGATGCGATCGCTTGTAAAGACGGCGCCGCTATCTTGGGGAGGGGACTCTGATGGGtggcgccgccatcttggggaGGGAACACATGAGGGGgggcgccgccatcttggggaGGGGACTCTGATGGGTgggcgccgccatcttggggaGGGGACACATGAGGGGAgggcgccgccatcttggggaGTGGACGCATGAGGGGAGAACGGCCGGTTCTGCTCCATAGCGTTATTTATGGTTTTAGCGGGACCGGGAGGGCTCTACACAGAGAACGGCAAATTGCTGAGCCAGCGATACTAACAACGTCTCTGTGCCGGCGGAAACTGCCCCCTGCCGCCATCACTTCCGGGTGAGCGCTGTAACCCCGCCCCCTGACCCCTACCACTTCCTTTCCAACTGCGGCCGCCGGAGCAGATCCGCAGGTGAGCGCGGTGTTGCGGTGTATCCGCCGCCATCCTCTCTCTTCCGGCTCGCTGCGCCGTCCCTGCCCGCCTCCCGCTTCTCCGGGCTCGGGGCTGCGCGGAGCAGCGCGCTCAGTGCCGGCGGAGCGCTGCCGGCGGAGCGCGGCGTTAGGCCTCGGCCGAGCCGGGAGCTGGCGTAGCGGTGTGCCCGGAAGAGGCCGGCATCCCACGGGGGGTAGGGCGCTGCCGGAGGGAAGCGGGTTCCTCGCTCTGAAGCTCGTACTGGCGTGAGCCCGTGGCTCAGCGGTTGCTTCGATTGGCTAGTGAGGTGAATATGACTGAGTTATAGGGATGGGTGAGCTTCAGGGATAGTAATGGTGGTGGAGCCTTTCACTAAGCGTGTCAGAGAGGGGGTGCAGCTTTGTTGGAGTGGCTCCGTAGGCCCCGATTTAACAATTAGGTTtaagtgctgctctgtgtatAGAGAGGACCATCAGGCTGAGGCTTTGGGATAAAAGCAGGTCGTGCTTTGAGCTGACTTCCTTAATAGTATCgctatattttcttttctggcagAAGGCCTCAGAGCTTCTGTTTGACAGGAAAGTACAATAGGAGTAAATGGTGTAGGCACCTATCCAAACACTTTGGTGTGCTGTGTTTGCCAGCCTCCACATCAGTGAAGGCTTCAGAGGCAGAAGCACCACTTGAGTTAGACCCAGGGATGTGGTTAGGTGCCTACTGACACATAAGAGCCCCTGGTGGTACTCAGAAGCTCTGGAGAGCGAGAGAGCTTTGTGATGGTGTCTTGATCTGTAATAAATGCTCTGTTGGATGTTGTCTTGACTTCCATTAAGTCAAGCAGATGAGTGAGGCGAagtccccagtgctgctggtcATCGTGGGAAGTGTTTCCTCATGCTCTGCTGCGGTAGAACACGCAGCAAACAGCTGAGATAAAGCACATCTTAGTTCCCTCTGTGAAGTGCAGCCTTGCTAAGCAGTTGTGGGCTGTAGCTTGCCAGCGTACAGAGAAGATGCATGtgtgaaatatttctgctttttgttcagAAATGGCACCCCGCAAGGgcaaggagaagaaggaagagcaaGTCATCAGCTTGGGACCTCAGGTTGCTGAAGGCGAAAATGTGTTTGGCGTCTGCCATATCTTTGCTTCCTTCAATGACACTTTTGTCCACGTGACTGATCTCTCTGGCAAGTGAGTATTGCACGCTGGTCACCTCGCTGCACACCTGGCTCCTTCacttttgaaaagagaaattatATTTGATGAGAATGCCCGTAAAAATCCTTGAGTTTCTACTGAAATAAGTGCCTGCTTCCCTCAGTGCCTTGAGGCTGttctgcaggaaggaaaggggaactgcttttttttctgaacgggtccttttccttttgcaggGAAACCATCTGCCGTGTGACTGGTGGCATGAAGGTGAAGGCTGACAGAGATGAGTCTTCTCCCTACGCAGCTATGCTGGCAGCCC from Gallus gallus isolate bGalGal1 chromosome 13, bGalGal1.mat.broiler.GRCg7b, whole genome shotgun sequence harbors:
- the RPS14 gene encoding 40S ribosomal protein S14 isoform X1, with product MAPRKGKEKKEEQVISLGPQVAEGENVFGVCHIFASFNDTFVHVTDLSGKETICRVTGGMKVKADRDESSPYAAMLAAQDVAQRCKELGITALHIKLRATGGNRTKTPGPGAQSALRALARSGMKIGRIEDVTPIPSDSTRRKGGRRGRRL